GAATGCCAGTTTTTTAAGGATAGTCGGAGAATTTTACCAGGCAGCCGTTGTGGTACCGGGATGGATGACTATATTAGCCAATGAGTGGTTCTTGCCCATATTAACTCCGGAGCAAATCCCACTTGGAACGATGATAGCCCATTCAATGCATAACCAGCGAGTCAACCAAGACTCATGATCCCACTGACACTTGCAGTTCTTGTTGTCCTCGTGTCGTCCGCATTTTGCTCGGGCACCGAAGCAGCTCTCTTTTCCGTTTCAATGGTCAAAGCCCGCAAAGCCTTGGAGACCAATCGATATGGGGCGCGGCAGCTCGTTCAAATTCTAGAAAATATGAATCGGCCCATTGCAACCATCGTGGTCCTCAACAACATCGCCAACATCGTAGGCAGCATCACCGTGGGCGCTTTGGCTGCCAATGCCCTGGGCAGTGAATGGCTTGGCATTTTCTCAGGGGTGCTTACCCTCTTCATCATCGTGTTCTCTGAGATTATTCCGAAAACCCTAGGTGAACTGTATTCGGAGCAAGTGGCTCTTAAAGTTGCCCCCAGCATTCTCATCATGACTCGAATTCTTACGCCGGTGGTTTGGTTTCTGGAGCAAATTACCGCACCCATCACCCGGGGTAAAACCAACCTCACCACCAACGAAGGTGAAATACGGCTCCTTGCCCAAATTGGTCTCGATGAGGGAGTTATTGAAGATGACGAAGCGAAAATGCTGCAGCAGGTGTTTAAGCTTAACGACACCACCGCCCAAGATTTGATGACGCCGCGTATAGCCATGACTTACCTCAATGGCCAAGATGCACTCAAAGATGCCAAAGACTTTATCATCAACTCTCAGCATAGCCGTTTGATTATTGTGGGCGACACACCTGATCATGTGCTTGGCTTTGCGCTTAAATCGCAGCTTCTAGCGGCCCTCATTAATGGAGATGGAAGCGAACCCATTGCCGACCACCATACGTCGGTGCAACATGTATCTGAGGGAATTGCCGCCGATGACCTGCTCACAACATTTCAGCGAAACAAGCAGCACATTGCCGTGGTGGAAGATGCCTATGGCGGTGTAGCCGGTGTGGTAAGTCTTGAAGATGTGCTCGAGGTATTAACCGGCGAGATTGTCGATGAGACCGACCAAGTTGTAGACATGCAACAAGCTGCTAGGCAGAAAATTCTTGTGGAGCCTCAAACCATTGATGGGCTTAAAGCCTAAGAGGCTGTTATCCCCTAAACAGCTTCCTTGTTTCTCAACTCATTTCTCTAGAAAACAATATCAAGCGCAGACCGGTCACCACTCTGGATTCCGTTGGCCGTTGCCCGCACATGAGGAATCACCGAGTTCACAAAGAACTTGGCCGTTTTGACCTTGGCGTCGTAGAACCTCGCTTCAGCATGACTCTTGATAAATTCGGATCTGTCTTCTGAAGAAACCTCGGATTTTTTAAGGATGTCCTCTAATCGTCCGGCGGCGACATGAGCTCC
This genomic stretch from Deltaproteobacteria bacterium harbors:
- a CDS encoding HlyC/CorC family transporter, whose product is MIPLTLAVLVVLVSSAFCSGTEAALFSVSMVKARKALETNRYGARQLVQILENMNRPIATIVVLNNIANIVGSITVGALAANALGSEWLGIFSGVLTLFIIVFSEIIPKTLGELYSEQVALKVAPSILIMTRILTPVVWFLEQITAPITRGKTNLTTNEGEIRLLAQIGLDEGVIEDDEAKMLQQVFKLNDTTAQDLMTPRIAMTYLNGQDALKDAKDFIINSQHSRLIIVGDTPDHVLGFALKSQLLAALINGDGSEPIADHHTSVQHVSEGIAADDLLTTFQRNKQHIAVVEDAYGGVAGVVSLEDVLEVLTGEIVDETDQVVDMQQAARQKILVEPQTIDGLKA